One Acetobacterium sp. KB-1 DNA segment encodes these proteins:
- a CDS encoding CoA transferase subunit A: MAVQITREEAVKKIRNKSSVMIGGFLGAAVPLKMIDAIATARIKDLTVISIGAGYRGGGVDIGKLVLNKQIIKYVTSHVGTDPNLIKQIVNEEVQLELSPMGTFVERIRAGGAGLGAVVTPVGMGTEVEDMAEKIIVDGKPYLLFKPIRADVAVIKAHRCDPLGNLQYKGMSNTSPVMATAADIVIVEVDEMVDVGEIACENIGTPGIFVDYIVKGHSYEERRTIYEELWIATNKL, encoded by the coding sequence ATGGCAGTACAAATTACACGAGAAGAAGCCGTCAAAAAGATTCGCAATAAATCTTCTGTTATGATCGGAGGATTTTTAGGGGCTGCTGTTCCACTAAAAATGATCGACGCAATAGCAACCGCCAGAATCAAAGATCTGACTGTCATCAGCATCGGCGCTGGTTATCGGGGCGGTGGTGTTGATATCGGAAAACTGGTTTTAAATAAGCAAATTATAAAATATGTGACCTCGCATGTGGGAACGGATCCCAATTTGATTAAGCAGATTGTTAATGAGGAAGTACAACTCGAACTCAGTCCCATGGGCACCTTTGTCGAGCGGATACGGGCTGGGGGCGCCGGACTGGGGGCCGTTGTTACACCAGTGGGAATGGGAACTGAAGTTGAAGACATGGCAGAGAAGATCATTGTCGATGGCAAACCCTACTTATTGTTTAAACCGATTCGCGCTGATGTGGCAGTGATTAAGGCCCATCGTTGTGATCCCTTAGGAAATTTGCAGTACAAAGGGATGAGCAACACCAGCCCGGTGATGGCAACGGCGGCAGATATTGTCATTGTTGAAGTAGACGAAATGGTAGACGTCGGGGAGATTGCCTGTGAGAACATTGGAACGCCAGGGATATTTGTGGATTATATTGTAAAGGGTCACAGCTATGAAGAAAGAAGAACGATTTACGAAGAATTGTGGATTGCCACAAATAAATTATAG
- the rplJ gene encoding 50S ribosomal protein L10: MPKIEVKQVVVQEIAEKLRNAQTAVLVDYRGLNVEEVTELRAQARAAGIDYKVYKNSMMRFAAKETGFEGFLDVLVGPTAIAFCDTDPVAPAKLLSEFSKKHKALEIKAGMVDGKVLDVKGVLDLAELPPREVLVAKVLGGLNAPISGFVNVLNGNMRGLVVALNAIAEQKQA, from the coding sequence ATGCCAAAGATTGAAGTAAAACAAGTTGTTGTACAAGAAATTGCCGAAAAACTTAGAAATGCTCAAACAGCTGTTCTTGTCGACTATCGTGGTTTGAACGTTGAAGAAGTGACTGAGTTACGTGCTCAGGCTCGGGCCGCAGGTATCGACTACAAGGTGTATAAAAACTCAATGATGCGGTTTGCAGCTAAAGAAACTGGTTTTGAAGGTTTTCTTGACGTTTTAGTCGGACCAACGGCCATTGCGTTTTGTGATACCGATCCCGTTGCTCCAGCAAAACTACTTAGCGAGTTTTCAAAAAAGCATAAAGCATTAGAAATTAAAGCAGGTATGGTAGACGGTAAGGTTTTAGACGTTAAAGGCGTTTTGGATCTTGCAGAATTACCACCACGTGAAGTATTGGTTGCCAAGGTTCTTGGTGGCTTAAACGCACCAATTTCAGGTTTTGTTAACGTACTTAACGGAAACATGCGTGGATTGGTTGTCGCATTAAACGCGATTGCAGAACAAAAACAAGCATAA
- the folK gene encoding 2-amino-4-hydroxy-6-hydroxymethyldihydropteridine diphosphokinase — MDKLYIKDLEVFAYHGVFPEEKTLGQKFLISVTLTLDMQEAALTGDLTKSVHYGELCHALEVEFKKESYDLIETAGEMLASYVLKHYSMVNDVRIMIKKPWAPILKSMDTVAIEINRGWHEAFIGLGTNMGDRNQNLAEAIEAIKNSPGIEALIQSTVIETEPWGYTDQDAFLNCVLKIRTTLPPTTLMNLLLGIEQGLKRERTIHWGPRTIDLDILFYDNLITADPLVILPHPRIQERAFVIESMVEIAPYFVHPLLNKRMFEIFETLKKA, encoded by the coding sequence ATGGACAAACTCTATATAAAAGATCTGGAAGTTTTTGCCTACCACGGGGTTTTCCCGGAAGAAAAAACGCTGGGCCAAAAATTTTTGATTTCGGTAACCCTGACACTCGACATGCAGGAAGCGGCCCTCACCGGCGACCTGACAAAATCGGTACACTATGGTGAATTATGCCATGCTCTGGAAGTCGAATTTAAAAAAGAAAGCTATGACCTGATCGAAACCGCCGGTGAAATGCTGGCTAGCTATGTTTTAAAACACTATTCCATGGTTAATGATGTGCGCATCATGATTAAAAAGCCCTGGGCCCCGATTTTAAAATCGATGGACACCGTAGCCATTGAAATTAATCGTGGCTGGCATGAGGCTTTTATCGGATTGGGGACGAATATGGGCGACCGCAATCAGAATTTAGCCGAAGCCATAGAAGCCATTAAAAACAGCCCCGGTATTGAAGCGTTGATCCAATCCACGGTCATCGAAACCGAACCCTGGGGTTACACCGATCAGGATGCATTTCTTAATTGTGTCTTAAAAATCAGAACAACGCTCCCCCCCACTACCCTGATGAACCTGTTGCTAGGCATCGAACAGGGGCTCAAACGGGAACGGACGATCCACTGGGGACCCCGAACCATCGATTTGGATATCTTATTCTATGACAATCTCATCACCGCTGATCCCCTGGTAATTCTACCCCATCCCAGAATCCAGGAACGGGCTTTTGTGATAGAGTCAATGGTAGAAATCGCACCTTATTTTGTTCATCCGCTGCTTAATAAACGGATGTTTGAAATTTTTGAGACCTTAAAAAAGGCGTAA
- a CDS encoding OFA family MFS transporter codes for MNNKKWLILTVSIVINLCIGFAYAWSVFSKPLMVDFGWTASQASMAFTINLFVLPIAMIFAGPLVKRFGVRMVVLLGGVLFGLGLYLSGMITTVYQIYITYGLIAGSGIGLIYSITVSNTVKWFPANKGLAGGLTAGGFGAGSLIFAPVAVQFIAVQGVLGAFQTLGLIFTGVILVLGIFIAAPPVSDIASLATAVAANQSAGNVTTREMLKTPDFYLIWGLMVLGCISGLMIISQASPIGQVMVGLSPEQAAFAVGFIGLANATGRVVWGTVSDKIGRYNTLIGMFALSGAGLVALYFTSDLPLFMVGICLIAASYGGVFGLFPSITADNFGIKYLSMNYGVVMTGLSIGAFIGPQIAAYAVEKSGGSYNLAFIITLGINIAAIILVMFAKQKNAKHQMTLVEN; via the coding sequence ATGAATAATAAAAAATGGCTGATCCTGACGGTCAGCATTGTGATAAACTTGTGTATTGGTTTTGCCTACGCCTGGAGCGTTTTTTCAAAACCATTGATGGTGGATTTTGGATGGACAGCCTCACAGGCCTCAATGGCGTTTACGATTAACTTATTTGTATTGCCCATTGCCATGATTTTTGCCGGACCGCTGGTAAAACGATTTGGTGTCCGGATGGTGGTTTTATTAGGCGGTGTGCTGTTTGGATTGGGGCTTTACTTAAGCGGCATGATTACCACGGTTTATCAAATCTACATCACCTATGGGTTAATTGCAGGATCGGGAATTGGGCTGATCTACTCAATTACCGTTTCCAATACGGTTAAGTGGTTCCCAGCAAATAAAGGCCTGGCTGGGGGCTTGACGGCCGGCGGATTTGGAGCAGGATCGCTTATTTTTGCACCCGTGGCGGTACAATTCATTGCCGTCCAAGGAGTACTTGGGGCGTTTCAAACCTTGGGCCTGATCTTTACCGGAGTCATTCTGGTATTGGGAATCTTTATTGCCGCTCCACCCGTTTCTGATATAGCAAGTTTGGCTACAGCGGTGGCTGCAAATCAGAGTGCTGGTAATGTTACCACCCGGGAGATGTTAAAAACCCCTGACTTTTATTTGATCTGGGGATTAATGGTACTGGGTTGTATTTCAGGCTTGATGATCATCAGTCAGGCTTCGCCAATCGGTCAGGTGATGGTTGGTTTATCTCCGGAGCAGGCGGCGTTTGCGGTTGGCTTTATCGGACTGGCCAATGCGACCGGACGGGTTGTCTGGGGAACTGTATCGGATAAAATTGGACGTTATAATACCTTGATTGGGATGTTTGCGCTAAGCGGTGCCGGCTTAGTGGCCTTGTATTTTACCAGCGACTTGCCGCTTTTCATGGTTGGCATCTGTTTGATCGCAGCCAGCTATGGGGGCGTATTCGGTTTATTCCCATCGATCACGGCCGATAATTTCGGGATCAAATACTTAAGCATGAATTATGGGGTTGTGATGACCGGGCTTTCTATTGGGGCCTTTATTGGCCCGCAAATTGCCGCCTACGCGGTTGAGAAAAGCGGTGGCAGTTATAATCTGGCTTTTATTATCACCTTAGGGATCAACATTGCCGCCATTATTCTGGTGATGTTTGCAAAACAAAAAAATGCCAAACATCAAATGACACTTGTAGAGAATTAA
- a CDS encoding S-ribosylhomocysteine lyase, translating to MKKIASFTINHLDLLRGVYISRKDYCGDHCITTFDIRMKEPNREPVINNGELHALEHLGATFLRNDPVLSDQIVYFGPMGCRTGFYLLMKGELTPEDILPLIIKLFTFMAGYQDEIPGASPRDCGNYLDMNLPMARYEATKFLTEILETIQPENMIYPE from the coding sequence ATGAAAAAAATTGCCAGCTTCACCATTAACCACCTGGATTTACTGAGGGGCGTCTACATCTCCCGAAAAGATTATTGCGGCGACCATTGCATCACCACCTTTGATATTCGGATGAAGGAACCCAATCGCGAACCGGTAATCAACAATGGCGAACTCCATGCCCTCGAACACCTGGGGGCAACCTTTCTACGAAATGATCCGGTTCTCAGTGATCAGATCGTCTATTTTGGACCGATGGGCTGTCGAACTGGTTTTTATCTGCTGATGAAAGGCGAATTGACTCCTGAGGATATTTTGCCCCTGATTATCAAACTCTTTACCTTTATGGCCGGTTATCAAGACGAAATTCCCGGTGCCTCTCCCCGGGACTGCGGTAACTACCTGGATATGAACCTCCCCATGGCCCGCTATGAAGCAACAAAGTTTCTGACCGAAATACTTGAAACGATCCAACCTGAAAACATGATTTATCCTGAATAA
- a CDS encoding M48 family metallopeptidase, with translation MVTTISIQVSSLLGYNSKKTRRFTKDGGTPMFGSLDTVPELLKNHQYKTGEKHKFLGDYYRLMIEESPTTGVIIDNYNMVLNVHDTQSLTHKEFVLDMWYREQAREVFVEAMAAAIVMAAPYKVRFPDLKIYRLDNRWGACSPKSQRVILNLELIKTPKECIEYIALHEMLHFRFPNHNLSFYGALGTLMSDWKEREDMLNRKYRLT, from the coding sequence ATGGTGACAACTATTTCTATTCAGGTTTCTTCCCTTCTTGGATATAATAGTAAAAAAACGCGTCGTTTTACAAAAGATGGAGGTACCCCTATGTTTGGCAGTCTTGATACCGTCCCTGAATTACTAAAAAATCATCAGTATAAAACGGGTGAAAAACATAAATTTCTTGGCGATTACTATCGCCTGATGATCGAAGAATCCCCCACCACCGGTGTCATCATTGACAATTATAATATGGTTCTCAATGTCCATGATACCCAATCCCTAACACATAAAGAATTTGTATTGGATATGTGGTACCGAGAACAGGCCCGGGAAGTCTTCGTAGAAGCCATGGCCGCGGCCATTGTTATGGCCGCTCCCTACAAGGTTCGTTTTCCCGACTTAAAAATCTATCGGCTGGACAATCGCTGGGGTGCTTGCTCACCTAAAAGCCAACGGGTAATCCTCAACCTGGAACTGATTAAAACCCCCAAGGAGTGCATTGAATACATCGCTTTACACGAGATGTTGCACTTTCGTTTTCCCAATCATAATCTTTCCTTTTATGGTGCGCTGGGCACCCTGATGTCGGACTGGAAAGAACGTGAAGACATGCTTAACCGAAAATATCGTTTAACTTAA
- a CDS encoding 3-oxoacid CoA-transferase subunit B — MSRDYIAKRIAKEFKNGMYVNLGIGIPTESANYIPEGTQVFLQTENGGLMFGPKPKRGESNPDIANAGAEPITMLPGGAVFDVATSFAMIRGGHIDMTVVGALEVDELGSIASWKIPGKLLTGMGGAMDLLYGCKRVVVAMTHTDKHGNSKIRKKCTLPLTAAGVVDMIITDKAVFRVAEEGLYLEELAPGVTASEVEQLTEATILNIMQWEHVLIT, encoded by the coding sequence ATGTCGAGAGATTATATCGCAAAAAGAATTGCTAAAGAATTTAAGAACGGGATGTATGTCAACTTGGGAATTGGAATACCGACCGAATCGGCCAATTATATTCCGGAAGGAACCCAGGTGTTTCTTCAGACCGAAAATGGCGGACTGATGTTTGGACCTAAACCGAAACGCGGTGAAAGCAATCCGGATATCGCTAATGCCGGGGCAGAACCGATTACGATGCTTCCCGGTGGTGCCGTTTTTGATGTGGCAACCTCATTTGCGATGATCCGGGGTGGTCATATTGATATGACTGTGGTCGGTGCTTTGGAGGTTGATGAACTCGGCAGTATTGCCAGTTGGAAGATTCCCGGTAAACTTTTAACCGGAATGGGCGGCGCCATGGACTTGCTTTACGGCTGTAAACGCGTTGTTGTGGCAATGACGCATACAGATAAGCATGGCAACTCAAAAATTCGAAAGAAATGTACCCTGCCATTAACCGCCGCGGGGGTGGTGGATATGATTATCACCGATAAAGCAGTGTTTCGGGTAGCGGAGGAAGGTTTGTATCTGGAAGAACTGGCACCGGGAGTAACGGCATCTGAGGTTGAGCAGCTTACCGAAGCGACGATTTTGAACATCATGCAATGGGAACACGTTTTAATTACCTAG
- the thyX gene encoding FAD-dependent thymidylate synthase, which produces METTLKVTLIQHTPEPEKLVAAAAKLCYSKAGADEIMEDLTDDNVERFLTRLMDMGHASPIEHASFTFAIEGVSRALTHQLVRHRMASFSQKSQRYVSEGQFNYVIPPEIKALPDGETIFVEGMENAQKTYDALAQKLIEKYTRDLMASGLSEKQAAMAAEKQGIEDARFVLPNACETKIVTTMNTRELLHFYNQRCCNRAQWEIRELATQMLKECKKVASLLFKNGGPRCVEGPCPEGSMTCGKMTEVREKFKQL; this is translated from the coding sequence ATGGAAACAACATTAAAGGTAACATTGATTCAACACACGCCGGAGCCCGAAAAATTAGTTGCGGCGGCTGCCAAACTCTGTTATTCCAAAGCCGGTGCCGATGAGATTATGGAAGACCTGACAGATGACAATGTCGAACGCTTTTTAACCCGTTTGATGGACATGGGGCACGCGTCACCCATTGAACATGCCAGCTTTACCTTTGCCATTGAAGGGGTGAGCCGGGCCTTAACCCATCAGTTGGTACGCCATCGGATGGCCAGCTTTAGCCAGAAATCCCAGCGTTATGTCAGTGAAGGGCAGTTTAATTATGTGATTCCCCCAGAAATTAAAGCGTTGCCAGATGGCGAAACGATCTTTGTTGAGGGGATGGAAAATGCTCAGAAGACCTATGATGCGCTAGCTCAAAAGCTGATCGAAAAGTATACCAGGGATTTGATGGCGTCAGGCCTTTCTGAGAAACAAGCTGCGATGGCCGCCGAAAAGCAAGGTATTGAAGATGCCCGGTTTGTTTTGCCTAATGCCTGTGAGACAAAAATCGTCACAACCATGAATACCCGGGAATTGCTGCATTTTTATAATCAACGCTGCTGTAACCGAGCCCAATGGGAAATTCGTGAATTGGCGACCCAAATGCTTAAAGAATGTAAGAAAGTGGCATCGCTGCTCTTTAAAAATGGTGGACCCCGATGCGTGGAAGGTCCATGTCCAGAAGGGAGCATGACCTGCGGAAAAATGACTGAGGTCAGAGAAAAATTCAAGCAATTATAA
- the folP gene encoding dihydropteroate synthase, with protein sequence MQIGSKNFDLNNQVLIMGILNVTPDSFSDGGKFNNLDASLKQVEKMIADGADLIDLGGESTRPGHTQISDAQEIDRVVPMIAAIHQRFDIPISIDTYKGAVGAAALKAGADLVNDIWGFKYDPTLAEVTAAYQVPCILMHNRDNQNYQNLMADIKADLQASIDIALKAGISRDAIILDPGIGFAKDYAQNMETMHHLETLQTLGYPILLGTSRKGFIGLTLNLPVTQRVEGTVATTVIGVMKGASIIRVHDVLENKRAAQMAAGIMKGAPWTNSI encoded by the coding sequence ATGCAAATAGGCAGTAAGAATTTTGACTTAAATAATCAGGTCCTCATTATGGGGATCTTAAACGTTACCCCGGATTCATTTTCCGACGGTGGCAAATTTAACAATCTCGATGCCAGTCTTAAGCAGGTCGAAAAGATGATTGCCGACGGCGCCGATCTCATTGATCTTGGCGGCGAATCGACCCGACCCGGTCATACCCAAATCAGCGATGCCCAGGAAATCGATCGGGTTGTACCGATGATTGCGGCTATCCATCAGCGCTTTGATATTCCCATTTCCATTGATACCTATAAAGGTGCCGTCGGGGCCGCTGCCTTAAAGGCCGGCGCTGACCTGGTCAATGACATCTGGGGATTTAAATATGACCCTACTCTGGCCGAAGTGACCGCTGCATACCAGGTTCCCTGTATCCTGATGCATAATCGTGATAACCAGAACTACCAAAACCTGATGGCTGACATTAAAGCAGATCTGCAGGCATCGATCGATATCGCCCTCAAAGCCGGCATCTCCCGGGACGCGATCATCCTTGATCCTGGCATCGGTTTTGCCAAGGATTATGCCCAGAATATGGAAACAATGCATCATCTGGAAACCTTGCAAACCTTAGGCTACCCCATTTTGCTGGGTACCTCGCGCAAAGGTTTTATCGGTCTGACCCTAAATCTACCGGTTACCCAGCGGGTTGAAGGTACCGTGGCAACCACTGTCATCGGCGTTATGAAGGGCGCTTCCATTATCCGGGTCCATGATGTTCTGGAAAACAAACGCGCTGCTCAAATGGCTGCCGGTATTATGAAAGGAGCACCATGGACAAACTCTATATAA
- a CDS encoding HD domain-containing protein — MDTLKNTNRLYQSKDYQAHLQKIDAHEVKRQFCCHTIDHFLSVARIASIKTLEAGFDVSRDLIYTTALLHDIGRFVQYEDKTPHEIASHQLAIPLLKKLDYSDHENKLILAAILNHRNPEAQGFCRIIYESDKLSRACFSCPVEKECDWSNEKKNLTIIY; from the coding sequence ATGGATACGTTAAAAAACACCAATCGACTGTATCAAAGCAAAGACTATCAAGCTCACTTGCAAAAGATAGATGCCCATGAGGTTAAACGGCAGTTTTGTTGTCATACGATTGACCATTTTTTATCGGTGGCCCGCATTGCCAGTATTAAGACCCTAGAAGCCGGTTTTGACGTCTCCCGGGATCTCATCTACACCACCGCATTGCTCCACGATATTGGTCGTTTTGTCCAATATGAGGACAAAACACCCCATGAGATTGCCTCCCACCAATTGGCAATTCCTTTGCTTAAAAAGCTTGATTATAGCGACCACGAAAACAAGCTGATCCTGGCGGCAATCCTCAATCATCGAAACCCGGAAGCCCAGGGATTTTGTCGAATTATCTATGAAAGTGATAAATTATCCCGGGCCTGTTTTTCATGTCCGGTTGAAAAGGAATGTGATTGGTCTAACGAAAAGAAAAACCTGACCATCATTTATTAA
- a CDS encoding zinc ribbon domain-containing protein produces the protein MAYCPKCGVEVEDDVKCCPLCDFPIPDVNEGNYPHDAKYPQAINTYDEDHLGKKNKAFFSLTIIAISIMVIIGVIYLVYPWNHELLKYIALADLSIFAIVFFAMGYLQPNYNFLGAYITVVVTCLLVFLILGSQSNWFLSYAFPIATLVYLDISLFRFVLKHTRHKSQFIFIPSNLILFVIVLAIGIDGIISINVLGSIHLTWSLIVAVSGICIIVLLQTIYHRIPEKTRRMLKNKMHV, from the coding sequence ATGGCTTATTGTCCGAAATGCGGTGTTGAAGTTGAAGATGATGTGAAGTGCTGTCCGTTATGCGACTTTCCGATACCGGATGTCAATGAGGGGAATTACCCCCATGACGCTAAATATCCTCAGGCGATCAATACCTATGATGAAGATCATCTGGGAAAAAAGAATAAGGCGTTTTTTTCGTTAACCATTATTGCCATAAGCATCATGGTCATCATCGGGGTGATTTATCTGGTCTACCCCTGGAATCATGAGTTACTTAAATATATTGCTCTGGCAGATCTTAGTATCTTTGCGATCGTGTTTTTTGCCATGGGTTATTTACAGCCGAATTACAATTTTCTGGGCGCTTATATTACGGTGGTCGTCACCTGTTTATTGGTTTTCCTGATTCTGGGAAGTCAATCGAACTGGTTTCTGAGTTACGCCTTTCCGATTGCGACCCTGGTTTATCTGGATATCAGCCTGTTCCGGTTCGTTTTGAAACACACCCGTCATAAGAGCCAGTTTATATTTATTCCCTCTAATCTGATTCTTTTTGTGATTGTGCTGGCGATTGGCATCGATGGAATTATCAGTATAAACGTGCTGGGTAGCATCCATTTAACCTGGTCACTGATTGTGGCGGTCTCGGGAATTTGCATCATTGTATTGCTGCAAACAATTTATCATCGGATACCTGAAAAAACCAGAAGAATGCTAAAAAATAAAATGCATGTTTGA
- the proS gene encoding proline--tRNA ligase codes for MAKKQTNQVKEITPMAVDFPQWYTDVISKTELVDYSPVKGFMVIRPYGYAIWELIQGAYDKRFKETGHENMYFPLLIPESLLTKEAEHVEGFAPEVAWVTHGGGKELTERLAVRPTSETIICSMYSKWLNSYRQLPYLYNQWCSVVRWEKTTRPFLRTSEFLWQEGHTLHETPEEAQEETMQMLGIYREIAESHLAMPMVVGRKSDKEKFAGADATYTMEALMHDGQALQSGTSHNLGQHFTKAFEITYLDRNNEQSFPYHTSWGVSTRLIGGVIMVHGDDNGLVLPPKIAPIQVVVIPVAQHKEGVLDKAWEIGKALGKDFRVKVDDVDGYSPGWKFNQWEMKGVPIRLEIGPRDIEKGQCVLARRDTSEKIPVSLDNITQAVEALLTEIQANLFNKALKMREEKTSTAENIDEFKINLKENPGFVKAMWCGDRSCEDKIKEDTGASIRCIPFDDEQEVLFEGKCVCCGKPAQKMVYFARAY; via the coding sequence ATGGCGAAAAAACAGACAAATCAAGTCAAGGAAATTACCCCCATGGCAGTAGATTTTCCCCAATGGTATACGGATGTCATATCTAAAACAGAATTGGTGGATTATTCTCCGGTAAAAGGGTTTATGGTAATCAGACCCTATGGCTATGCTATTTGGGAACTGATCCAGGGCGCCTATGATAAACGGTTTAAAGAAACTGGGCATGAAAACATGTATTTCCCGTTATTAATTCCGGAAAGCCTTTTAACCAAAGAAGCGGAACATGTGGAAGGGTTTGCCCCGGAAGTAGCCTGGGTAACCCATGGTGGCGGAAAAGAACTGACTGAAAGATTGGCGGTGCGCCCCACTTCAGAAACAATTATTTGCAGCATGTACTCAAAGTGGCTGAATTCCTACCGCCAACTGCCATATTTGTATAATCAATGGTGTTCGGTTGTCCGATGGGAAAAAACAACCCGACCATTTTTAAGAACCTCTGAGTTTTTATGGCAGGAAGGCCATACGCTCCATGAGACCCCCGAAGAAGCTCAGGAAGAAACCATGCAGATGCTGGGAATCTATCGCGAAATTGCAGAAAGTCATCTGGCCATGCCAATGGTGGTGGGACGAAAAAGTGACAAAGAAAAATTTGCCGGAGCCGATGCAACCTATACGATGGAAGCGCTGATGCATGACGGTCAGGCGCTCCAATCCGGCACCTCCCATAATCTGGGCCAGCATTTTACCAAAGCCTTTGAAATTACCTATCTGGATCGAAATAATGAGCAATCCTTTCCTTATCATACCTCCTGGGGGGTGTCAACGCGATTAATAGGCGGTGTCATTATGGTTCATGGCGATGATAATGGTCTGGTTTTACCACCGAAAATTGCCCCGATTCAAGTGGTTGTTATTCCAGTTGCCCAACATAAAGAAGGCGTCCTGGACAAAGCCTGGGAAATTGGCAAAGCCCTGGGAAAAGACTTTAGAGTCAAGGTTGATGATGTGGACGGCTATTCTCCTGGTTGGAAGTTTAATCAGTGGGAAATGAAAGGCGTGCCAATCCGGCTGGAAATCGGTCCCCGGGATATCGAAAAGGGCCAATGTGTCCTTGCCCGTCGTGATACGAGTGAAAAAATCCCGGTTAGTCTGGATAATATCACCCAGGCGGTAGAGGCATTGCTGACCGAAATTCAGGCGAACCTGTTTAATAAAGCGTTGAAAATGCGGGAAGAAAAAACATCAACGGCGGAAAATATCGATGAATTTAAAATAAATTTAAAAGAAAATCCGGGTTTTGTTAAAGCGATGTGGTGTGGTGACCGTAGCTGCGAAGACAAGATTAAAGAAGATACCGGGGCATCGATCCGTTGTATTCCTTTTGACGATGAACAGGAAGTATTGTTCGAAGGCAAATGCGTATGTTGTGGCAAGCCGGCGCAGAAAATGGTCTACTTCGCCCGAGCTTATTAG
- the rplL gene encoding 50S ribosomal protein L7/L12: MASEKVTQLIEDVKGLTVLELSELVKALEEEFGVSAAAPMAMMAAPAAGGGAAEEAEEKTEFDVILTAAGDQKIKVIKVVRELTGLGLKEAKALVDEAPKPVKEAATKEEAAEIKAKIEEVGGSVEVK; this comes from the coding sequence ATGGCAAGTGAAAAAGTAACACAATTAATTGAAGACGTAAAAGGTTTAACCGTATTAGAATTATCTGAACTGGTTAAAGCATTAGAAGAAGAATTTGGCGTTAGCGCTGCTGCTCCAATGGCAATGATGGCTGCTCCAGCTGCTGGTGGCGGTGCTGCTGAAGAAGCAGAAGAAAAAACTGAATTTGATGTAATTTTAACAGCTGCCGGCGATCAAAAAATCAAAGTTATCAAAGTTGTTCGTGAATTAACTGGCTTAGGCTTAAAAGAAGCAAAAGCATTAGTTGACGAAGCTCCAAAACCAGTTAAAGAAGCTGCAACTAAAGAAGAAGCTGCTGAGATTAAAGCTAAAATTGAAGAAGTTGGCGGAAGCGTCGAAGTAAAATAA
- the folE gene encoding GTP cyclohydrolase I FolE has translation MIDQQKIQEAVTMILEAIGEDPTREGLVETPARVARMYAEIFSGLGHTAEVHLAKTFAVKSDDIVIERDIPFYSMCEHHLLPFYGKVHIAYIPNGRVAGLSKLVRTVDLYSKKPQLQEVLTTDIGEAIMAYLHARGVMVIIEAEHLCMNMRGVKRPGTRTVTAMQAGIFIHNKELKDEVHKLLSIK, from the coding sequence ATGATCGATCAACAAAAAATTCAAGAAGCTGTCACAATGATTTTAGAAGCCATCGGCGAAGACCCGACCCGGGAAGGCCTGGTTGAAACCCCTGCCCGGGTGGCCCGGATGTATGCCGAAATTTTTTCCGGACTAGGCCATACTGCCGAAGTTCACCTTGCTAAAACCTTTGCGGTAAAATCCGATGACATTGTCATTGAACGGGATATTCCCTTTTATTCGATGTGCGAACATCACCTGTTGCCATTTTACGGTAAGGTACACATTGCCTATATCCCCAATGGTCGGGTAGCTGGCCTTTCAAAACTTGTGCGAACGGTTGATTTGTACTCAAAAAAACCTCAGCTTCAAGAAGTATTAACCACCGATATTGGTGAAGCAATTATGGCGTATCTCCATGCCCGGGGGGTCATGGTTATTATCGAAGCCGAGCATCTCTGTATGAACATGCGGGGCGTTAAACGTCCCGGTACCCGAACGGTTACTGCGATGCAAGCCGGTATTTTTATACATAACAAGGAACTAAAAGATGAAGTGCACAAGCTGTTAAGCATTAAATAG